The genomic interval ATTCAGCGAATATAAGAAAGGTTCACGATGAATAAGTTTGTTTCTAGATTCAAACCTTAGCTCTGTATTTTATGGAGCTGAGGTTATTTTATTTGTTCAGATTTTAATTATTTAAAAGTCTCTTCATACAAAATAAATAAAGATGTTTTTAGAAAAATATCTTTGTAGTGAACGAATAGATGATTTTAAACGTCATAACAATGAAATGTTGGATGAACAAATTTAAAGATATTACAAAACAGGATGGGAAATGATTGAAGGTTTATAAGGAGTTATATTTATAAATTAGGGGATGAAATAATTGGAAGTAATCAGGAGGAATAAGAAAACAGATACAAGCAGTCGTTTAATGAAAAGAGCGTTTATGAGTATGGTGTTACTTATTGGGCTTATAGTAACTATATTGATTGGGTCTTATACCTATGAGCTCATTGCTGCGAAAAGGGAAGCAAAGAATTACCCGCCTCTTGGACAATTAGTAGATGCTGATGGCTATAATCTGCACATTCTTCAGCAAGGAAGTGGTTCTCCAACTATTCTTTTTGAGGGAGGGAGCGGGGCACCAAGCACATATTGGAAGGAAATTGCTTCGAGTTTACCTCCTAATGTTACCGTAGTTACTTATGATCGTGCTGGTTACAATTGGAGTGATAAACATGTGACCAAACGGACAGGGGAAAACATTGTAACGGAATTGCATACTGCACTTCAAAACAGTGACATAAATGGTCCGTATATTTTAGTTGGTCATTCTATTGGTGGAATGTACACGAGGTTATTCGCTGAAAAATACGAAGCAGAAGTAGTAGGAATGCTTTTATTGGATGCCAGGAGTGAGCACTTTTCTGATAGAACAAATAAAATTTTAGAAAATGCCGGTGTTGATCCTCAACAATTTGGGTCTCCCCCAACTAATCTGCTGAAATTTCTGAAAGCTTCTGGGTTATTGCGTATTTTTAAAGAACCTTTATTAGGTGATTATTATGAAACGGAAAGGGAATTAAATGAAGCTATTAATG from Peribacillus asahii carries:
- a CDS encoding alpha/beta fold hydrolase, which gives rise to MEVIRRNKKTDTSSRLMKRAFMSMVLLIGLIVTILIGSYTYELIAAKREAKNYPPLGQLVDADGYNLHILQQGSGSPTILFEGGSGAPSTYWKEIASSLPPNVTVVTYDRAGYNWSDKHVTKRTGENIVTELHTALQNSDINGPYILVGHSIGGMYTRLFAEKYEAEVVGMLLLDARSEHFSDRTNKILENAGVDPQQFGSPPTNLLKFLKASGLLRIFKEPLLGDYYETERELNEAINVTLTSKYYEAIQDETLEEQGLEQALKKTSMGNIPLTVISKGKDADLTVFGLSKEEGNLFEEIWYDEQKKLSNLSTDSKFLIAKNSGHEIAKDELELVVHEIKD